GCCGCGGGGGTGGGGCGAACGCCTCGCGTTCCCGGTGCCCGCCGTCCTTGCATCACGCCGGCCAAGTGCGCGTCCTGAACGCCTCGACGAGGAAGTCGATCAGCATGTGCACCTTGGGTGTCACGTGCTTGCGCGTCGGGTAGACGGCGTAGACGTCCAGCTCCATCGAACGGAACTGCGGCAGCACCTCGACCAACGCGCCCGACATCAGCTCGGCGCCCACCAGAAATGTCGGCTGCAGCACGATGCCGCCGTGCGCCAGGGCGATGCTGCGGCAGGTGTCGCCGCTGTTGCTGCGCAGGCGTGGCGTGGCGTGATCTTCACCGTCACCGGCCCCTGCGGCCCGTCGAAGGCCCAGTTCTCGCCCAGCGACAGCAGGCTGTAGGCCATCACCGTGTGCGCGGCCAGCTCCGACGGATGGCTCGGTGTGCCGTGCCGGCGCAGGTAGTCGGGCGAGGCACACAGCACCAGCCGCGTCGACGTGAGCTTGCGGCTGACCAGCGACGAGGCCGGCAGCCGCGCGATGCGCACCGCGAGGTCGTAGCCCTCGTCGACCAGGTCGGCCACGCGGTCCGACAAGGTCACGTCGAGCGTCACCTTGGGATGCTGCGCCATGAACGCGGCCCACAGCGGCGCCAGGTG
This portion of the Leptothrix cholodnii SP-6 genome encodes:
- a CDS encoding LysR substrate-binding domain-containing protein; this encodes MRSNSGDTCRSIALAHGGIVLQPTFLVGAELMSGALVEVLPQFRSMELDVYAVYPTRKHVTPKVHMLIDFLVEAFRTRTWPA
- a CDS encoding LysR family transcriptional regulator: MDRYQALQAFVAVIDAGSFVAGAEALGVSKAAISRHVGDLESHLGVRLMNRTTRRLSLTVEGEVFLARARELLAGFEEAEAEITSHAGEAVGQLKVNVPVSFGLLHLAPLWAAFMAQHPKVTLDVTLSDRVADLVDEGYDLAVRIARLPASSLVSRKLTSTRLVLCASPDYLRRHGTPSHPSELAAHTVMAYSLLSLGENWAFDGPQGPVTVKITPRHACAATAATPAAASPWRTAASCCSRHFWWAPS